In Clostridiales bacterium, one DNA window encodes the following:
- a CDS encoding ABC transporter substrate-binding protein — translation MIRMTRRQGYLKVCLATLLALSGLVGCAPNAETDAPEQTGGADAAPFVIVVADAKSTHHLNLYVAKEKGLFEAKGLDVRIVESADLTAARDLVVSGEADAFWSCPTVAIAAIANGAPIQTIAQVKKPCTSVLVVSADSPIVEIKDLAGKRIAGISPACEAVISYTRVAQKAGVEFQLEKLAGGEAIAALEGAAVDGAILEEPHVSVAELKGFKVLFPEVSQSIPCRTINVRNAVIESNPEEYKLFIEAIDEANEIILADPTSDEIVAIAVKYTSAPADAIVKGNDRLKFDIELDTVGLKSLGDDLVTLGNINENPGEALFSRAFKGITW, via the coding sequence ATGATTCGCATGACAAGGCGACAGGGATATCTCAAGGTATGCCTCGCGACCCTGCTCGCGTTGAGCGGACTCGTCGGCTGCGCACCGAATGCCGAGACCGACGCGCCAGAGCAGACAGGGGGCGCTGATGCGGCACCGTTCGTGATCGTCGTGGCGGACGCGAAGAGCACCCACCATCTGAACTTGTACGTGGCCAAGGAGAAGGGCCTGTTCGAGGCCAAGGGCCTTGACGTTAGGATCGTCGAGTCCGCGGACCTGACGGCCGCGCGCGACCTCGTCGTGTCGGGCGAGGCTGATGCATTCTGGTCGTGCCCAACGGTCGCGATCGCCGCGATCGCCAACGGTGCGCCCATCCAGACCATCGCGCAGGTCAAGAAGCCCTGCACCTCGGTCCTGGTCGTCTCCGCAGACTCGCCCATTGTTGAGATCAAGGATCTTGCAGGCAAGCGCATTGCGGGCATCTCACCCGCGTGCGAAGCGGTCATCTCCTACACCCGTGTAGCACAGAAGGCGGGCGTTGAATTCCAGCTTGAGAAGCTTGCGGGCGGAGAAGCGATCGCGGCGCTCGAGGGCGCCGCGGTCGATGGCGCGATCCTCGAGGAGCCCCATGTCAGCGTCGCCGAGCTCAAGGGCTTCAAGGTGTTGTTCCCGGAGGTATCGCAGAGCATCCCGTGCCGCACCATCAACGTGCGCAACGCGGTCATCGAGAGCAATCCTGAAGAGTACAAGCTCTTCATCGAGGCGATCGACGAGGCGAACGAGATCATTCTGGCCGATCCGACCTCAGATGAGATCGTCGCTATCGCCGTGAAGTACACGAGTGCGCCCGCGGACGCGATCGTGAAGGGCAACGACCGGCTGAAGTTCGACATCGAGCTCGATACGGTGGGGCTGAAGTCCCTGGGCGACGATCTCGTCACGCTCGGGAACATCAACGAGAACCCGGGCGAAGCCCTGTTCTCACGGGCGTTCAAAGGCATCACCTGGTAG
- a CDS encoding PLP-dependent transferase produces MKFETLAIHAGQGPDPAYGAVMPPIYQTSTFAFKGFDTPGEFDYTRSGNPTRKQLEDCLSALEGGTKGFVFSTGMAAIATALWSFDAGDHLIVHDDLYGGTYRLLTSVVAEKGIEVDFVNLRDIAAVEAAVAPHTKAIWIETPTNPLMNLVDLAKIAAFAKSRNILTICDNTFLSPYFQRPLELGIDMVMHSTTKYINGHSDVVGGALIVNSEALAEKIGFLQNALGAAQAPFDCFLVLRGVKTLAVRMEVHNRNALALARWLESHPKIAQVLHPGLESHPQHELALRQATGFGGTFSFRIKGGQDEARRFLEACELFVLAESLGGVESLIEQPYTMTHVSMPEDVRRTIGITEDLIRVSVGIEHIDDLIADVERALAAI; encoded by the coding sequence ATGAAGTTCGAGACACTCGCCATCCATGCCGGACAGGGCCCCGACCCCGCCTACGGCGCGGTCATGCCGCCGATCTACCAGACCTCGACGTTCGCCTTCAAGGGATTCGACACGCCCGGCGAGTTCGACTACACCCGCTCCGGCAACCCCACCCGCAAGCAGCTCGAGGACTGTCTTTCGGCGCTCGAGGGCGGGACGAAGGGGTTCGTCTTCTCCACCGGCATGGCGGCGATCGCCACCGCGCTGTGGAGCTTTGATGCCGGCGACCATCTGATCGTGCACGACGATCTGTACGGCGGCACGTACCGGCTACTGACCTCGGTCGTGGCCGAGAAGGGCATCGAGGTCGACTTCGTGAACTTGCGCGACATCGCGGCGGTCGAAGCAGCGGTCGCGCCCCACACCAAGGCGATTTGGATCGAGACTCCGACAAACCCGCTCATGAATCTCGTCGACCTCGCCAAGATCGCCGCTTTCGCCAAGTCGCGCAACATTTTGACGATCTGCGACAACACGTTCCTGTCGCCGTACTTCCAGCGCCCTCTCGAACTCGGCATCGACATGGTGATGCACTCCACCACGAAGTACATCAACGGACACTCAGACGTCGTCGGTGGCGCGCTCATCGTCAACAGCGAGGCGCTCGCTGAAAAGATCGGGTTCCTGCAAAACGCGCTCGGTGCCGCGCAGGCGCCCTTCGACTGTTTCCTCGTACTGCGCGGAGTCAAGACGCTCGCGGTGCGGATGGAAGTCCACAACCGTAACGCGCTCGCGCTCGCCCGCTGGCTCGAATCCCATCCAAAGATCGCTCAGGTACTGCACCCGGGCCTCGAAAGCCACCCGCAGCACGAGCTCGCCCTGCGCCAAGCGACCGGTTTCGGGGGCACGTTCTCTTTCAGGATCAAGGGCGGGCAGGACGAAGCTCGCCGTTTCCTTGAGGCGTGCGAGTTGTTCGTTCTCGCCGAGTCCCTCGGCGGCGTGGAATCGCTCATCGAGCAGCCGTACACAATGACGCATGTGTCGATGCCCGAGGACGTACGCCGTACTATCGGCATCACCGAAGACCTGATCCGTGTCTCGGTGGGCATCGAGCACATCGACGACCTCATCGCGGACGTGGAGCGCGCGCTCGCAGCAATCTGA
- a CDS encoding ABC transporter permease, producing MFALGASGQTGLSAEDGREAMTEYRVKGPRLVLRETGFFFRNAFGSIFSPEFIVVFVPALALWEVLPRAGVVPSTLVPPLSTVAVTAWEMTVSGEYLMHIAHSMGKFFIALAIALATAIPIGVLMGWNIAVRKRVLPFFQLLAPVPPPAWVPITIIIFGIGLPMQTFLIFLGAFYPILFNTYQAVKDTDPRYLASARVFGASEFTLITRIYIWDALGAIIMSVKTGVAMGLVMLVIAEMYGGRSGMGYVLMEAKEFFQIPVMVVCMVTLGIIGWFLIEVLKFAEVKLAVWKVGR from the coding sequence TTGTTCGCACTCGGCGCTTCGGGGCAAACGGGGCTGTCCGCCGAGGACGGACGTGAGGCGATGACCGAGTACCGCGTCAAAGGACCCCGCCTCGTCCTACGCGAGACGGGCTTCTTCTTCCGCAACGCCTTTGGGAGCATCTTCTCGCCGGAGTTCATCGTGGTGTTCGTGCCTGCGCTTGCATTGTGGGAGGTACTGCCCCGCGCGGGGGTGGTTCCGAGTACGCTGGTACCCCCGCTCAGCACCGTCGCTGTCACCGCGTGGGAGATGACCGTCTCAGGCGAGTACCTTATGCACATCGCTCACAGCATGGGTAAGTTCTTCATCGCGCTCGCCATCGCGCTCGCCACGGCGATTCCTATCGGCGTCCTGATGGGCTGGAACATCGCCGTGCGCAAGCGGGTTCTGCCGTTCTTCCAGCTTCTTGCGCCGGTTCCACCACCCGCGTGGGTGCCCATCACCATCATCATTTTCGGCATCGGGCTGCCGATGCAGACGTTCCTGATCTTCCTGGGCGCGTTCTATCCCATTCTGTTCAACACCTATCAGGCGGTCAAAGACACCGACCCTCGCTACCTGGCGTCGGCGCGGGTCTTCGGCGCGAGCGAGTTCACGCTCATCACCCGCATCTACATCTGGGACGCCCTGGGAGCGATCATTATGAGTGTGAAGACCGGGGTCGCCATGGGGCTCGTGATGCTCGTCATCGCCGAGATGTACGGGGGGCGCTCTGGGATGGGCTATGTGCTGATGGAGGCCAAGGAGTTCTTCCAGATCCCCGTCATGGTCGTTTGCATGGTGACACTCGGGATCATCGGCTGGTTCCTCATCGAGGTGCTCAAGTTCGCCGAGGTCAAGCTCGCGGTGTGGAAGGTGGGACGCTGA
- a CDS encoding ABC transporter substrate-binding protein, translating into MSPLLSLVALLTAAGALSGCSERDTAVIGHSGGPLLAAAYVAEGSPGFGDRFELSRFGTPADVGYALLSGDLDAGFIDPARYEEIERLPGFETLSVVGKITYPFGATLVVREGLSLRLSDLEGKKVGISQPECVLWDTFKADAERLGVDAGSFDLQAMHFDAMIPALEAGVVDAVVLRGALAAVAIKEGHTILYQNWEVEETGNDPSVGDGCCPPTTDQVESILLAHRDNTDALRVLPELLESYQLASQADLRSAVARATGIPTATLEGLPVGRFEVADRGLVEELLGYDDREGEDEN; encoded by the coding sequence ATGTCGCCTCTGCTGTCGCTCGTCGCCCTGCTCACTGCAGCCGGCGCTCTTAGCGGCTGCAGTGAGCGCGACACTGCGGTGATCGGCCACAGCGGCGGCCCGCTCCTTGCGGCGGCCTACGTAGCCGAAGGCAGTCCCGGGTTCGGCGACCGCTTCGAGCTAAGCCGGTTTGGAACACCTGCCGATGTGGGATACGCGTTGCTCTCGGGCGATCTCGATGCGGGCTTCATAGACCCCGCTCGCTACGAGGAAATCGAGAGACTTCCTGGGTTCGAGACACTTTCCGTCGTAGGCAAGATCACCTACCCATTCGGCGCAACGCTTGTGGTCCGCGAGGGTCTCAGTCTCCGCTTGAGCGATCTCGAGGGCAAGAAGGTGGGCATCTCGCAACCGGAGTGCGTCCTGTGGGACACCTTCAAGGCCGACGCCGAGCGCCTTGGTGTCGACGCGGGGTCGTTTGATCTACAGGCCATGCATTTCGATGCGATGATCCCCGCGCTTGAGGCGGGCGTTGTGGACGCGGTGGTGCTCAGAGGCGCGCTCGCGGCCGTGGCCATCAAGGAGGGCCACACGATCCTGTATCAGAATTGGGAGGTAGAGGAGACGGGCAACGATCCAAGCGTTGGCGACGGCTGCTGCCCACCCACGACGGATCAGGTCGAATCCATCCTGCTCGCGCACCGCGACAACACGGATGCACTGCGTGTGCTGCCGGAGCTGCTCGAGTCCTACCAGCTGGCTTCTCAGGCAGATCTGCGCTCGGCCGTCGCGCGTGCGACGGGGATACCGACCGCGACTCTCGAAGGATTGCCCGTCGGTCGTTTCGAGGTGGCCGATCGTGGGCTCGTCGAGGAGTTGCTTGGGTATGACGACCGGGAGGGCGAGGATGAGAACTAG